From one Deltaproteobacteria bacterium genomic stretch:
- a CDS encoding hydrogenase iron-sulfur subunit — protein sequence METNSFEPRIIAFLCNWCAYGAADLAGVSRLAYPPNIRPVRVMCSATVSPHHILRALQSGADGVLVGGUHIGDCHYLYGNHMTIKRMTFIQELLAFTGFEGRVQLEWISSAEAQKFVQVVTDFTEKIRSLGPNPLTSYRQPLEGGLDAGYGEKVA from the coding sequence ATGGAAACAAATTCATTCGAACCGAGAATCATTGCCTTTTTATGTAACTGGTGCGCTTATGGAGCGGCGGATTTGGCCGGTGTCAGCCGCCTGGCGTATCCGCCCAACATCCGGCCGGTCAGAGTGATGTGTTCGGCCACGGTTTCGCCGCATCATATTTTGCGGGCGTTGCAGAGCGGAGCGGACGGCGTACTCGTGGGAGGGTGACACATCGGAGATTGTCATTACCTGTATGGTAATCACATGACCATCAAGCGCATGACGTTTATTCAGGAATTACTGGCCTTCACGGGATTTGAGGGAAGGGTGCAGCTGGAATGGATATCGTCGGCTGAAGCCCAGAAGTTCGTGCAAGTGGTAACGGACTTTACCGAAAAGATCAGATCTCTCGGACCAAACCCCCTGACGTCGTACAGACAGCCGCTGGAAGGAGGACTCGATGCAGGCTACGGTGAAAAAGTGGCTTGA
- a CDS encoding 4Fe-4S dicluster domain-containing protein, with the protein MQATVKKWLEEGAIDVFLGYKSFYGHPLPYCFVKERLDDVNDMVDGAARYPLEKIAVHLSDRQPDVKIGMLARDCNQRALKVLSIWNKLDPENIRTVSANCCPSILKKHADCSYLNAPSPGLHKKKVGIDGTQSLETLEDYPDHERFSRWMYEFRKCLKCYGCRNICPVCFCDDCSLEHKDLVGTGKLPPDVPIFHLVRAVHMAGRCIDCGLCEDACPVDIPLRLLYRKVNELCIDLFDYETGVSDGRSPFNMIGGDVTLEPKPMHGQKKG; encoded by the coding sequence ATGCAGGCTACGGTGAAAAAGTGGCTTGAAGAAGGTGCCATCGACGTGTTCCTGGGGTATAAATCGTTTTACGGCCACCCCCTGCCGTATTGCTTTGTCAAGGAGAGATTGGATGACGTCAACGATATGGTGGACGGGGCTGCCCGGTATCCCCTCGAGAAAATAGCCGTGCATCTATCCGACCGGCAACCGGATGTCAAGATCGGTATGCTGGCCCGCGACTGCAATCAGCGGGCCCTGAAGGTCTTGAGCATCTGGAATAAACTCGATCCGGAAAACATCCGGACAGTCAGCGCCAACTGCTGTCCTTCAATTCTTAAAAAACATGCCGACTGTTCATACCTGAACGCGCCATCGCCGGGTCTGCACAAAAAGAAGGTCGGCATTGACGGCACCCAATCGCTCGAAACCCTGGAGGACTACCCGGACCACGAGCGGTTTTCACGGTGGATGTACGAGTTCCGAAAATGTCTGAAGTGCTATGGCTGCCGGAACATCTGTCCGGTCTGTTTTTGTGATGATTGCAGCCTCGAGCACAAGGACCTGGTCGGTACGGGGAAATTGCCGCCGGACGTGCCGATTTTTCACCTGGTTCGGGCCGTACATATGGCGGGTCGCTGCATCGACTGTGGCTTGTGTGAAGATGCCTGCCCCGTAGATATCCCGCTTCGGCTGTTGTACCGCAAGGTCAACGAGCTTTGCATCGATCTGTTCGATTATGAGACCGGTGTGAGTGACGGTCGGTCACCCTTCAACATGATCGGCGGCGACGTGACCTTGGAACCGAAACCGATGCATGGGCAAAAAAAGGGTTGA